A genome region from Streptomyces xanthophaeus includes the following:
- the ettA gene encoding energy-dependent translational throttle protein EttA translates to MAEFIYTMRKTRKAHGDKVILDDVSLNFLPGAKIGVVGPNGAGKSTVLKIMAGLEQPSNGDAFLSPGFTVGILMQEPKLDESKTVLENVQDGAADVMKKLKRFNEVAELMGVEYTDALMDEMGKLQEDLDHANAWDLDAQLEQAMDALGCPPGDWPVTTLSGGEKRRVALCKLLIEAPDLLLLDEPTNHLDAESVNWLEQHLSQYKGAVVAVTHDRYFLNNVAEWILELDRGRAHPYEGNYSTYLEKKATRLKVEGRKDEKRQKRLKEELEWVRSNAKGRQTKSKARLARYEEMAAEADKMRKLDFEEIQIPPGPRLGSIVVEVNNLSKAFGDKVLIDDLSFTLPRNGIVGIIGPNGAGKTTLFKMIQGLEAPDSGSVKVGETVKISYVDQSRANIDPKKTLWAVVSDELDYINVGQVEMPSRAYVSAFGFKGPDQQKPAGVLSGGERNRLNLALTLKEGGNLLLLDEPTNDLDVETLSSLENALLEFPGAAVVISHDRWFLDRVATHILAYEGDSKWYWFEGNFESYEKNKIERLGPDAARPHRATYKKLTRG, encoded by the coding sequence TTGGCTGAGTTCATCTACACCATGCGCAAGACGCGCAAGGCGCACGGCGACAAGGTGATTCTTGATGACGTCTCCTTGAACTTCCTGCCCGGCGCGAAGATCGGTGTGGTCGGCCCCAACGGCGCCGGTAAGTCCACCGTTCTGAAGATCATGGCGGGCCTGGAGCAGCCGTCCAACGGTGACGCCTTCCTGTCGCCCGGCTTCACCGTCGGCATCCTCATGCAGGAGCCCAAGCTCGACGAGTCGAAGACGGTCCTGGAGAACGTCCAGGACGGCGCCGCCGACGTCATGAAGAAGCTCAAGCGCTTCAACGAGGTCGCCGAGCTGATGGGCGTCGAGTACACCGACGCACTCATGGACGAGATGGGCAAGCTCCAGGAGGACCTGGACCACGCCAACGCGTGGGACCTGGACGCCCAGCTGGAGCAGGCCATGGACGCCCTGGGCTGCCCGCCCGGCGACTGGCCGGTCACCACCCTCTCCGGTGGCGAGAAGCGCCGCGTGGCGCTCTGCAAGCTGCTGATCGAGGCCCCGGACCTGCTCCTCCTCGACGAGCCCACCAACCACCTCGACGCCGAGTCGGTGAACTGGCTGGAGCAGCACCTCTCGCAGTACAAGGGCGCCGTCGTGGCCGTCACCCACGACCGGTACTTCCTGAACAACGTCGCCGAGTGGATCCTCGAACTCGACCGCGGCCGCGCGCACCCCTACGAGGGCAACTACTCCACCTACCTGGAGAAGAAGGCCACCCGCCTCAAGGTCGAGGGCCGCAAGGACGAGAAGCGCCAGAAGCGCCTCAAGGAAGAGCTGGAGTGGGTCCGCTCCAACGCCAAGGGCCGCCAGACCAAGTCCAAGGCCCGCCTCGCCCGCTACGAGGAGATGGCTGCCGAGGCGGACAAGATGCGGAAGCTGGACTTCGAGGAGATCCAGATCCCGCCGGGCCCGCGTCTGGGCTCGATCGTGGTCGAGGTCAACAACCTCTCCAAGGCGTTCGGCGACAAGGTCCTCATCGACGACCTGTCCTTCACGCTGCCGCGCAACGGCATCGTCGGCATCATCGGCCCGAACGGCGCCGGCAAGACCACGCTCTTCAAGATGATCCAGGGCCTGGAGGCGCCGGACTCCGGTTCCGTCAAGGTCGGCGAGACCGTCAAGATCAGCTACGTCGACCAGTCCCGCGCCAACATCGACCCCAAGAAGACCCTCTGGGCGGTCGTGTCGGACGAGCTCGACTACATCAACGTGGGCCAGGTCGAGATGCCGTCCCGCGCGTACGTCAGCGCCTTCGGCTTCAAGGGCCCGGACCAGCAGAAGCCGGCCGGCGTCCTGTCCGGTGGTGAGCGCAACCGCCTCAACCTGGCGCTGACGCTCAAGGAGGGCGGCAACCTGCTGCTCCTCGACGAGCCCACCAACGACCTCGACGTCGAGACCCTGTCCTCGCTCGAGAACGCGCTGCTGGAATTCCCCGGTGCGGCCGTGGTCATCTCCCACGACCGCTGGTTCCTCGACCGGGTCGCCACGCACATCCTGGCGTACGAGGGCGACTCCAAGTGGTACTGGTTCGAGGGCAACTTCGAGTCGTACGAGAAGAACAAGATCGAGCGTCTTGGCCCGGACGCGGCTCGTCCGCACCGTGCCACCTACAAGAAGCTCACCCGAGGCTGA
- a CDS encoding acyl-CoA thioesterase, with the protein MARHHYRCPLRWADMDAFGHVNNVVFLRYLEEARIDFMFRLAPGEGSESFTGGSVVARHEIDYKLPLVHRHEPVLIESWVTRIGAASLTIRYEVKDEATEDAPETVYVRAETVVVPYNLAEGRPRRITAEERRFLEEYLDEPVKASSTGSLAA; encoded by the coding sequence ATGGCCAGACACCACTACCGGTGCCCCCTGCGCTGGGCGGACATGGATGCCTTCGGGCACGTCAACAACGTCGTCTTCCTCCGCTATCTGGAGGAGGCGCGGATCGACTTCATGTTCCGCCTCGCGCCGGGGGAGGGCAGCGAGTCCTTCACGGGCGGGTCCGTCGTGGCCCGTCACGAGATCGACTACAAGCTGCCCCTCGTGCACCGTCACGAGCCGGTCCTCATCGAGTCCTGGGTGACCCGGATAGGCGCCGCGTCCCTGACCATCCGCTACGAGGTCAAGGACGAGGCGACCGAGGACGCGCCCGAGACGGTCTACGTGCGCGCCGAGACCGTGGTCGTGCCCTACAACCTCGCCGAGGGGCGGCCCCGCCGCATCACGGCCGAGGAGAGGCGCTTCCTCGAGGAGTACCTCGACGAGCCCGTGAAGGCGTCCTCGACCGGATCCCTCGCGGCATGA
- a CDS encoding globin — translation MNEIPRGTLQEQTFYEQVGGEDTFRRLVRRFYQGVAEDPLLRPMYPEEDLGPAEERFTLFLMQYWGGPTTYSQHRGHPRLRMRHAPFQVDAAAHDAWLRHMRVALDELGLAPEHEAQLWKYLTYAAASMINTAG, via the coding sequence GTGAATGAGATTCCGCGGGGCACGCTTCAGGAGCAGACCTTCTACGAGCAGGTGGGCGGCGAGGACACCTTCCGCCGTCTCGTCCGGCGCTTCTACCAGGGGGTCGCGGAGGACCCGCTGCTGCGCCCGATGTACCCGGAGGAGGACCTGGGCCCCGCCGAGGAACGGTTCACGCTGTTCCTGATGCAGTACTGGGGTGGTCCGACCACCTACAGCCAGCACCGCGGCCACCCTCGCCTGCGGATGCGGCACGCGCCGTTCCAGGTGGACGCGGCCGCCCACGACGCGTGGCTGCGGCACATGCGGGTCGCGCTGGACGAGCTGGGCCTGGCGCCGGAGCACGAGGCACAGCTGTGGAAGTACCTGACGTACGCCGCCGCCTCGATGATCAACACGGCGGGCTAG
- a CDS encoding methyltransferase domain-containing protein, translated as MAAHTAHTETRDLRETAHAAQVRELTAAGVLEDPRWRAAFAAVPRHVFVPYFWTGRGAGHERLWAEDPDPERRARWLRGVYVDTPLATRMRDGLQVSSSSQPSLMAKMLAALDVRDGDDVLEIGAGTGYNAALLCHRLGEEHVTTVDLDEEITESARTHLAQLGYHPVVVTGDGARGCPARAPFDRIIVTCTLPLIPHAWLGQCRPGARILAPLSTGLIALTVRDAGFAEGNFLHTSAYFVPLRGATAAPPPDPAGTGYGLPYELVENERFQFMLVLTEGVLHPREALDLWRREGRPARERFGVSVSTEGQWSWLDDPQGPYVWPLGEG; from the coding sequence ATGGCCGCACACACCGCGCACACCGAGACACGGGACCTGCGGGAGACCGCGCACGCCGCCCAGGTGCGGGAGCTGACCGCCGCCGGGGTGCTGGAGGACCCGCGCTGGCGGGCGGCCTTCGCGGCCGTGCCCCGGCACGTGTTCGTGCCCTACTTCTGGACCGGCCGCGGCGCCGGTCACGAGCGGCTGTGGGCCGAGGACCCCGACCCCGAACGCCGGGCCCGCTGGCTGCGCGGGGTCTACGTCGACACCCCGCTGGCCACACGGATGCGCGACGGCCTGCAGGTCTCCTCCAGCAGCCAGCCCTCCCTGATGGCGAAGATGCTGGCCGCCCTGGACGTACGCGACGGCGACGACGTCCTGGAGATCGGCGCGGGCACCGGCTACAACGCGGCCCTGCTCTGCCACCGGCTCGGCGAGGAACACGTCACCACCGTGGACCTGGACGAGGAGATCACCGAGTCCGCGCGGACGCACCTGGCCCAGCTCGGCTACCACCCGGTGGTGGTCACCGGGGACGGGGCACGCGGCTGCCCCGCCCGGGCCCCGTTCGACCGGATCATCGTGACCTGCACGCTGCCGCTGATCCCGCACGCCTGGCTCGGCCAGTGCCGGCCGGGGGCACGGATCCTGGCGCCGCTGTCGACCGGCCTGATCGCGCTGACCGTCCGGGACGCCGGCTTCGCCGAGGGCAACTTCCTGCACACCTCGGCGTACTTCGTCCCGCTGCGCGGGGCCACGGCCGCCCCACCGCCCGACCCGGCCGGTACGGGGTACGGGCTTCCGTACGAACTGGTGGAGAACGAGCGCTTCCAGTTCATGCTCGTGCTGACCGAGGGCGTCCTGCACCCCCGAGAGGCCCTGGACCTGTGGCGCCGCGAGGGCCGCCCGGCACGGGAACGCTTCGGTGTCTCGGTCAGCACCGAGGGCCAGTGGTCGTGGCTCGACGATCCCCAGGGGCCGTACGTATGGCCCCTGGGGGAGGGGTGA
- a CDS encoding FHA domain-containing protein, producing the protein MTQGEEGGSAAMPTCPNGHQSASDDWCEVCGHRMAASEGPPPVPSYGYGFPPTAGEPTAQAELCPQCRTPREAMAPFCEECRYNFLTRTPTSYAPPAPEPGPQATGAGVGGGAGGGAGGRGTPPPPVPAPGTYSQDHFEYQGSRPSRVNRPAEPLQREDDWLLPPPAHESPLEYQRAPQPQYQQQPPPQQQREYQQEYQQQGPPPQQQQQYQQQPPPQHQPFPPQGGGAWSATIAPDRSYFMAMMQRSGPEAAGLNLPAYSPEQHLPLSGGQITIGRRRASTGESPDIDLSVPPEDPGVSHQHAVLVQQPDLSWAVVDQNSTNGTTINGGEEPIQPYVPVPLADGDRVHVGAWTTITIRRG; encoded by the coding sequence ATGACGCAGGGAGAAGAAGGGGGAAGCGCCGCCATGCCGACCTGCCCGAACGGGCACCAGTCCGCGTCCGACGACTGGTGCGAGGTCTGCGGCCACCGCATGGCTGCCTCGGAGGGCCCGCCCCCGGTGCCGTCCTACGGCTACGGCTTCCCCCCGACCGCCGGTGAGCCGACCGCCCAGGCCGAGCTCTGCCCGCAGTGCCGGACCCCGCGCGAGGCCATGGCCCCGTTCTGCGAGGAATGCCGCTACAACTTCCTCACCCGTACCCCTACTTCGTACGCCCCGCCGGCCCCGGAACCGGGACCCCAGGCGACGGGTGCAGGCGTCGGTGGCGGTGCTGGTGGCGGTGCCGGAGGCCGCGGTACGCCTCCGCCGCCCGTGCCGGCTCCCGGAACCTACTCCCAGGACCACTTCGAGTACCAGGGCTCGCGGCCGTCCCGGGTCAACCGGCCGGCCGAGCCGCTGCAGCGCGAGGACGACTGGCTGCTGCCGCCGCCCGCGCACGAGTCGCCGCTGGAGTACCAGCGGGCCCCGCAGCCGCAGTACCAGCAGCAGCCCCCGCCGCAGCAGCAGCGGGAGTACCAGCAGGAGTACCAGCAGCAGGGACCGCCGCCCCAGCAGCAGCAGCAGTACCAGCAGCAGCCTCCGCCGCAGCACCAGCCCTTCCCGCCCCAGGGCGGGGGCGCCTGGAGCGCGACGATCGCCCCCGACCGCTCGTACTTCATGGCGATGATGCAGCGCAGCGGTCCCGAGGCCGCCGGGCTGAACCTGCCCGCGTACTCCCCGGAGCAGCACCTTCCGCTGTCCGGCGGCCAGATCACCATCGGCCGCCGCCGCGCCTCCACGGGCGAGTCCCCCGACATCGACCTGTCGGTGCCCCCGGAGGACCCGGGCGTCTCCCACCAGCACGCGGTGCTCGTCCAGCAGCCCGACCTCAGCTGGGCTGTGGTGGACCAGAACTCCACCAACGGCACCACGATCAACGGCGGCGAGGAGCCGATCCAGCCCTACGTCCCGGTCCCCCTCGCCGACGGCGACCGGGTCCACGTGGGCGCCTGGACGACGATCACGATCCGCCGCGGCTGA
- a CDS encoding VWA domain-containing protein, which produces MANFAKPSAPRFSVEVYQNEFLPEGGRDVHAIVTVTATGGAAATRAPVADGTAAVVLMVDCSGSMEYPPEKMRGAREATAAAVDTLRDGTAFAVIAGTHVAKEVYPGQGRLAVADATTRAQAKEALRGLSSGGGTAIGTWLRLADGLLRGSTAAIRHGVLLTDGRNEHEEPAVLRATLDACAGRFTCDARGVGTDWDVKEVTGIANALLGSADIVADPAHLAEDFTRMMENVMGKEVADVALRLWTPVGVEIQYVKQVAPVLQDLTDRRTEAGPRAGDYPTGSWGDESREYHVCVRVPTATVGQEMLAARATLVLPATAGGPDEKPTVLAQGLVRAVWTDDLAASTAINAQVAHYTGQAELAEAIQQGLEARKMGDVGGATAKLGRAVQLASSSGNADTARLLAKVVDVVDAVAGTVRLKAKVADADEMTLDTRSTQTVRVKKT; this is translated from the coding sequence ATGGCGAATTTCGCCAAACCGAGTGCCCCGCGGTTCAGCGTGGAGGTGTACCAGAACGAGTTTCTCCCCGAGGGCGGACGGGACGTCCACGCGATCGTCACGGTGACCGCCACCGGCGGTGCCGCCGCCACGCGCGCGCCGGTCGCCGACGGCACGGCGGCCGTGGTGCTCATGGTCGACTGCTCGGGGTCCATGGAGTACCCGCCGGAGAAGATGCGCGGCGCCCGTGAGGCCACGGCGGCCGCCGTCGACACCCTGCGCGACGGCACCGCCTTCGCCGTGATCGCCGGTACGCACGTGGCCAAGGAGGTCTACCCCGGCCAGGGCCGCCTCGCGGTCGCGGACGCGACCACCCGCGCCCAGGCCAAGGAGGCCCTGCGCGGGCTGAGCTCGGGCGGCGGCACCGCCATCGGCACCTGGCTGCGTCTGGCGGACGGCCTGCTGCGCGGGTCCACCGCCGCCATCCGGCACGGCGTCCTGCTCACCGACGGCCGCAACGAGCACGAGGAGCCGGCCGTGCTCCGCGCCACCCTCGACGCGTGCGCGGGCCGCTTCACGTGCGACGCCCGCGGGGTGGGCACCGACTGGGACGTCAAGGAGGTCACCGGGATCGCGAACGCGCTGCTCGGCTCCGCCGACATCGTGGCCGACCCGGCCCATCTCGCCGAGGACTTCACGCGCATGATGGAGAACGTCATGGGCAAGGAGGTCGCGGACGTCGCGCTGCGCCTGTGGACCCCGGTCGGCGTGGAGATCCAGTACGTCAAGCAGGTGGCTCCCGTCCTCCAGGACCTGACCGACCGCCGCACCGAGGCGGGCCCGCGCGCCGGCGACTACCCGACCGGGTCGTGGGGCGACGAGTCCCGCGAGTACCACGTGTGCGTGCGCGTCCCGACGGCCACCGTGGGCCAGGAGATGCTCGCCGCCCGCGCCACGCTCGTGCTCCCGGCCACGGCGGGCGGGCCGGACGAGAAACCGACGGTCCTGGCCCAGGGCCTGGTGCGCGCGGTGTGGACGGACGATCTGGCGGCGTCCACCGCCATCAACGCGCAGGTCGCCCACTACACCGGACAGGCGGAGCTGGCAGAGGCTATCCAGCAAGGTTTGGAAGCCCGCAAAATGGGCGATGTCGGTGGTGCCACGGCCAAGCTGGGGCGTGCGGTACAACTGGCGAGTTCCTCCGGGAACGCCGACACAGCACGACTCCTGGCGAAGGTGGTGGATGTGGTGGACGCGGTGGCGGGTACTGTGCGGCTGAAAGCGAAGGTTGCCGATGCCGACGAGATGACTCTTGACACGCGTTCGACACAGACCGTCCGAGTGAAGAAGACCTGA
- a CDS encoding protein phosphatase 2C domain-containing protein, with protein sequence MSMHRLSGCPSCAEPLEEGDRFCGVCGYAVSAPPPAAVDHPTIPIPPAPPTPPARPAGASAAGAAGAAAGGYGSPAPAPGVPHAAAEPAPGWGSVAAAAPTLVGDPAAWVTAPAEPEPEAEPRQGPAGVTYAASGHGNPYGDGTPPEGTPWGAAEHPYGAADGPETRHDRPGGDPGTPAEGTPWGAGEAPYENPSQTGGAAGGKTCVACRAGHVDTDGYCEHCGHAQPRERDHIEEELGSVAAVTDRGLRHHRNEDSFAVSATALPDGSAATVAIVCDGVSSASRPDEASAAAAVAANEALLEALPRGAHPQEAMHEAILAAAEAVNALAPETPGAQNAPACTLVGAVVGGGLLTIGWVGDSRAYWVPDDRAALPRRLTEDDSWAAQMVAAGLMGEAEAYADVRAHAITGWLGADAYDLEPHTATFKPDHPGVVVVCTDGLWNYAESAREMAQVVPADAATRPLHSAQVLVGYALDGGGHDNVTVAVVPFATHPEQEPGPDAEPGPAAGPE encoded by the coding sequence ATGTCGATGCATCGGCTGTCGGGCTGCCCCAGCTGCGCGGAACCCCTGGAGGAGGGTGACCGTTTCTGCGGGGTCTGCGGCTACGCCGTGAGCGCGCCTCCCCCGGCAGCCGTGGACCACCCGACCATCCCCATCCCACCGGCGCCCCCGACGCCACCGGCCCGGCCGGCCGGCGCGTCCGCCGCGGGCGCTGCGGGTGCTGCGGCGGGCGGTTACGGGAGCCCGGCCCCGGCTCCCGGCGTCCCGCACGCGGCCGCCGAGCCCGCCCCCGGCTGGGGCAGCGTGGCCGCGGCCGCGCCGACGCTGGTCGGCGACCCGGCCGCCTGGGTCACCGCCCCGGCCGAACCGGAGCCTGAAGCGGAGCCTCGGCAGGGTCCGGCCGGGGTCACCTACGCCGCCTCCGGCCACGGGAACCCGTACGGCGACGGCACCCCGCCGGAAGGCACCCCGTGGGGCGCGGCCGAGCACCCGTACGGCGCCGCGGACGGTCCCGAGACCCGCCACGACCGGCCCGGGGGCGACCCCGGCACGCCCGCGGAGGGGACGCCCTGGGGCGCGGGCGAAGCCCCGTACGAGAATCCGTCCCAGACCGGCGGCGCGGCCGGCGGGAAGACCTGCGTCGCCTGCCGCGCCGGGCACGTCGACACCGACGGGTACTGCGAGCACTGCGGGCACGCGCAGCCCCGCGAGCGCGACCACATCGAGGAGGAGCTCGGGAGCGTCGCCGCCGTCACCGACCGGGGACTGCGCCACCACCGCAACGAGGACTCGTTCGCCGTGTCGGCCACCGCCCTGCCCGACGGCTCCGCCGCCACCGTCGCCATCGTCTGCGACGGCGTCTCCTCCGCCAGCCGCCCCGACGAGGCGTCGGCCGCCGCGGCCGTCGCCGCCAACGAGGCGCTGCTCGAAGCGCTCCCGCGCGGCGCCCACCCCCAGGAGGCCATGCACGAGGCGATCCTGGCCGCCGCCGAAGCGGTGAACGCCCTGGCTCCGGAGACCCCCGGCGCGCAGAACGCCCCCGCCTGCACGCTGGTCGGCGCCGTCGTCGGCGGCGGCCTGCTGACCATCGGCTGGGTGGGCGACAGCCGTGCCTACTGGGTGCCCGACGACCGCGCCGCCCTGCCCCGGCGCCTCACCGAGGACGACTCCTGGGCCGCCCAGATGGTCGCCGCCGGTCTGATGGGCGAGGCCGAGGCCTACGCGGACGTCCGCGCGCACGCCATCACCGGCTGGCTGGGGGCCGACGCGTACGACCTCGAACCGCACACCGCGACCTTCAAGCCCGACCACCCCGGGGTGGTGGTGGTCTGCACCGACGGACTGTGGAACTACGCGGAATCCGCGCGGGAGATGGCCCAGGTGGTACCCGCCGACGCCGCGACCCGCCCGCTGCACAGCGCCCAGGTACTGGTGGGGTACGCACTCGACGGCGGCGGCCACGACAACGTCACCGTGGCGGTCGTGCCGTTCGCCACGCACCCCGAGCAGGAACCGGGACCGGATGCGGAGCCGGGCCCGGCGGCAGGACCGGAATAG
- a CDS encoding tetratricopeptide repeat protein has translation MPRPNPSTAVLENPEVPERKRFCSRSDCGAPVGRSRGDRPGRTEGFCTKCGHPYSFVPKLRSGDVVRGQYEVAGCLAHGGLGWVYLAVDRAVADRWVVLKGLLDTGDQDAMEAAISERRFLAEIEHSNIVRIYNFVEHLDQRTGSLDGYIVMEYVGGKSLKEIANERRRPDGRRDPLPVEQACAYGIEALEALGHLHSRNLLYCDFKVDNAIQQQDQLKLIDMGAVRRMDDAESAIYGTVGYQAPEVAELGPSVASDLYTVARTLAVLTFDFQGYTNVFVDSLPDPEHIEVFRRYESFYRLLVRATDPDPGRRFSSAQEMADQLTGVLREVVALQTGRPRPQLSTLFGPELRVPDTQLFADAVDTVVSRLGYRPIASRRGAALFGLAGRGRAAAGAHAAGGAALPGAAAAGALGPQGRTPAGGTPPGGTPVAGTAGGGAAGTWPPATGGPGAGVAGLGTTATRVTGVPGQRPSPPAAVQGAGAAPAPVPVLLSPEPAASRATTLDARDTALALPVPLVDAADPNAGFLTGLLASAPGDLLGALSAAPADSAELRLRELRARLELGELAEAGHTLADLEAGHPDDWRVVWARGIASLATGDDEIAALSFDAIYDAFPGEPAPKLALGLCAEVLGQLDNAAEYYRLVWITDPGFVSAAFGLARVQLAAGDRDAAVRTLESVPEASIHYTAARVAAVRARLRDRSPHEPLLADLAAAADQVEALRRFGLDPERQERLATEVLGSALDWVLSGSRGSDPGRTSLLGSQLDERGLRFGLERSYRVLARLARRGEERIELVERANRFRPRTWV, from the coding sequence GTGCCGCGTCCGAATCCCTCGACCGCGGTCCTGGAGAACCCGGAGGTGCCGGAGCGCAAGCGGTTCTGCTCGCGCTCGGACTGCGGGGCCCCGGTGGGCCGCTCCCGGGGCGACCGGCCGGGCCGGACGGAAGGGTTCTGCACGAAGTGCGGACACCCGTATTCCTTCGTGCCCAAGCTGCGCTCCGGTGATGTGGTGCGCGGCCAGTACGAGGTGGCGGGCTGCCTCGCGCACGGCGGTCTCGGCTGGGTGTACCTGGCGGTGGACCGGGCGGTCGCGGACCGGTGGGTGGTGCTCAAGGGCCTGCTGGACACCGGGGACCAGGACGCGATGGAGGCCGCGATCTCGGAGCGGCGCTTCCTCGCGGAGATCGAGCACTCCAACATCGTGCGGATCTACAACTTCGTGGAGCACCTGGACCAGCGGACGGGTTCGCTGGACGGGTACATCGTCATGGAGTACGTCGGCGGCAAATCGCTGAAGGAGATCGCGAACGAGCGGCGCCGGCCGGACGGGCGGCGCGACCCGCTGCCGGTGGAGCAGGCGTGCGCCTACGGCATCGAGGCCCTGGAGGCGCTCGGCCACCTGCACAGCAGGAACCTCCTGTACTGCGACTTCAAGGTCGACAACGCGATCCAGCAGCAGGACCAGCTGAAGCTGATCGACATGGGCGCGGTACGGCGGATGGACGACGCCGAGTCGGCCATCTACGGCACGGTGGGCTACCAGGCCCCCGAGGTCGCGGAGCTGGGCCCCTCGGTCGCCTCCGACCTCTACACGGTGGCGCGGACGCTGGCCGTGCTGACCTTCGACTTCCAGGGCTACACCAATGTGTTCGTGGATTCGCTGCCGGATCCGGAGCACATCGAGGTGTTCCGGCGGTACGAGTCCTTCTACCGGCTGCTGGTCCGGGCCACCGATCCGGACCCGGGCCGGCGGTTCTCGTCCGCGCAGGAGATGGCGGACCAGCTGACGGGCGTGCTGCGGGAGGTGGTCGCCCTGCAGACGGGCCGGCCGCGGCCGCAGCTGTCGACCCTCTTCGGCCCGGAGCTGCGGGTTCCGGACACCCAGCTGTTCGCCGACGCGGTCGACACCGTCGTCTCCCGGCTCGGCTACCGGCCGATCGCCTCCCGGCGGGGCGCCGCACTGTTCGGGCTCGCCGGCCGCGGCCGGGCAGCGGCCGGAGCGCATGCGGCCGGTGGCGCCGCCCTGCCCGGGGCGGCGGCCGCCGGGGCGCTCGGCCCGCAGGGCCGTACCCCCGCCGGAGGCACCCCGCCCGGCGGGACGCCCGTGGCCGGGACGGCCGGCGGCGGCGCGGCGGGTACGTGGCCGCCGGCGACCGGCGGACCGGGGGCGGGCGTGGCCGGGCTCGGGACCACCGCCACGCGGGTGACGGGCGTGCCGGGGCAGCGGCCCTCGCCGCCCGCCGCGGTCCAGGGCGCGGGGGCCGCACCCGCACCCGTACCCGTACTCCTGTCCCCGGAGCCGGCTGCTTCGAGAGCGACGACCCTCGACGCGCGCGACACCGCGCTGGCCCTGCCCGTACCGCTGGTGGACGCGGCCGACCCGAACGCCGGTTTCCTGACGGGTCTGCTGGCCTCCGCGCCGGGTGACCTGCTGGGCGCTCTGAGCGCGGCGCCGGCGGATTCGGCGGAGTTGCGGCTGCGGGAGCTGCGGGCCCGCCTGGAGCTGGGCGAACTGGCCGAGGCCGGGCACACCCTGGCGGATCTGGAGGCCGGGCATCCGGACGACTGGCGGGTGGTGTGGGCCCGTGGCATCGCCTCGCTGGCCACCGGTGACGACGAGATAGCGGCCCTGTCCTTCGACGCGATCTACGACGCCTTCCCGGGCGAGCCCGCGCCGAAGCTGGCGCTGGGGCTGTGCGCGGAGGTGCTGGGCCAGCTGGACAACGCCGCCGAGTACTACCGCCTCGTGTGGATAACCGACCCGGGATTCGTGAGCGCGGCCTTCGGGCTGGCCCGCGTCCAGCTGGCCGCCGGGGACCGGGACGCGGCCGTGCGCACGCTGGAATCCGTGCCCGAGGCGTCCATCCACTACACCGCCGCGCGGGTGGCGGCCGTACGCGCACGTCTGCGCGACCGGTCCCCTCACGAGCCGCTGCTGGCCGACCTGGCGGCCGCCGCGGACCAGGTGGAAGCCCTGCGGCGGTTCGGACTGGACCCGGAGCGTCAGGAGCGGCTCGCGACGGAGGTTCTGGGCTCGGCCCTGGACTGGGTACTGTCGGGTAGCCGGGGTTCCGACCCCGGTCGGACCTCGCTGCTCGGCAGTCAACTGGACGAGCGGGGCCTGCGCTTCGGACTGGAGCGCTCGTACCGCGTCCTCGCACGGCTGGCGCGGCGTGGCGAGGAGAGGATCGAACTGGTGGAGCGGGCAAACCGTTTCCGTCCCCGGACGTGGGTGTGA